TCCACGGCGCCTCGGGCTTCTCGTGGACCTGCTGGAGCACCGCGCCGATGCGCGGGTCCACCAGGGCCCGCAGCCAGCCGTTCTCTCGCGAGGACGACTCCAGGTGCGCGCGCAGCGCCTGCACGAAGAGCACGTCCGCGAGCCTGCTGACGACCACCTCGTGTCCAGGCTGTTGTGCCTCGATTTCGGAGGCGACGAAGCGCAGCGTCGACTCCAGCCACCTCGGAGACCTGGGGTCGTCCGCGCGGACGTGGAGCAGCGAGGGAAGGTGTCTCACCAGCGGGCTGAGCGTCTCGCCCTCGAAGAGGAACGAGCCGACCATCAACGTCACCGCCTCGCCTCCGCCGCCGTACTGGAGCAAGCCGCCGCAGCGCAGGGGCTTTCGGGTCGCGTAGACGTCCTCGATGGGCAGCGCGCGCGTGGAGCGTCGGTCCTTCAGCGTGAACTTCACATCGGCGGGGATGAACACGAAGTCGCCGCTCGCCAGCGACAGCTCTCGCGCGTCGGTGGACAACAGACAGCCGCCGCGCATCACCGCGTAGAACAGCGGGAAGGGAGAGCCACTGATTCGCATGCCCCACGGCGCGGTCAGCTCGTAGCGCGCGTTCACCCGGCTGCGCAGCTTCACGCCCTGGAGCACGTTCCCGAGGACATCGAGCCCGGGCACTCCGCCGGACGGTTGGACGAGAGAAACGGACTTCTGGCGCATGTTCGTCCTTTCACCGAGGACTATAGGTCCATGCCATGAAAGCCATCCGCCTGCATGCCTTCGGCGGCCCCGAGGGGCTGCGCCTCGACGATGTCCCCACCCCGACGCCCGGCAAGGACGAGGTGCGCATCCGGGTCCACGTCTCGGGCCTCAACTTCACGGACCTGGGACAACGTGAGGGACGCATCCCGGGCACACCGCCCCTCCCCTTCATCCCTGGGCTGGAGGCCGCGGGAGTCGTGGACGCCGTGGGCCCCGACGTCCGAGGGCTCGAGCCCGGCACCCGTGTCGTCGCGCTCCTGCCGAGCCAGGGAGGTTTGGCGCAGCAGGCCGTGGCCCCCGTGTCGGCCGTGCTGCCCCTGCCGGACGGTGTGTCCTTCGAGCAGGCCGTCTGTCTCCCTGCCCAGGCGCCCACGGCGCTGCTCGGTCTGCGCGAAGGCGCGAAGCTGCGCGAGGGGGAATCCGTCTACATCCCTTCCGCGGCGGGAGGCGTGGGCAACCTGCTCGTGCAGCTCGCGAAGCGGCTGGGGGCCGCGAAGGTCATCGGCGGCGCGAGCAGTGAGGACAAGCGCGCCCTCGTCCTCCGCCTGGGCGCGGACGCTGTCGTGGACACCTCGCGCGACGACTGGCCCATGCACGTGCGCGAGGCCACGTCCGGCACGGGCGCGGACATCGTCTTCGTCGCGGGCGGAGGAGCTGTCCCCGCCGCGAGCCTCCAGGCCCTCGCCTTCCGGGGGAGGTTGGTGCTCTTCGGCGCGGAGAGCATGTTCGACACCGCGTGGAGCCGGGAGCAGATGATGGGCGTGCTGGCCCAGAATCAAGCCGTCGTCGGCTTCGCCACCTTCACCCTCCCCTTCGAGCAACGTCAGGCGGCGCTTCGCGAGGCCCTCGGTCTGGTGGAGCGCGGCCTGCTCCAGCCCGTCTTCGAACAGGGCTTCCCGCTCCAGGCCGTCGCCCAGGCGCATCAGGCCATGGCGGCCAGGAAGACCACCGGCAAGGTCCTCATCCGCGTCGCGTGAGCCGAGCACCCACCCGCGACATCCACATGTTTCTGTATCGCTGAAACTTCAGCATCCCGCCTCCCCGTGTACTCGGAGTGCACTTCTGGACTAGAACTTGTTTTGCTGTTCTGTCCGGGAGATTCCATCTTGAACAAGTCCTTCATCCTGCTGGGGAGCTGTGTCGGCGCCCTGGCGCTGAGCGGTTGCGACCAGGCGCCCCAGGCGCCCATCGAGGAGTCCTCGCGGTCCGCGTCACTGGAGACGCTGGTCAACGTCACGTTGAACAAGCCGGCGACGGCGTCGCAATACCAGACGGACCCCTACGTCTTCCTCCCCCAGTACGCGGTGGACGGGAACATCACCTCGGATGACTCGCGCTGGTGCACCGGTGAGTACTTCACCTCGCAGCGGTATCTCGACGTGGACCTGCAGGGGACGTTCGACCTCCACCGGATGGAGGTCTACACGGGCTACCAGGGCGACCGAGCCATCTCCAGCTTCGCGCTCCAGTACCACGACGGGACGAGCTGGCAGCCCATCCCCGGCTCGACGGTGACGGGCAACCCGGCCACGGGCGTCGCCGTGTCCCGGACCTTCACGCAGGTGGTGCGGGGCCAGAAGGTCCGCTTCCTGTGCAACGAGCCCGCGGGCTCGAACTGCCGCGTGAAGGAGCTCTGGGTGTTCGGTGCACCCGCCACACCTGGAGCCAACCAGCCGCCCGTGGCCAACGCGGGCGCGGACCGCACGGTGGTGCTGCCCACCTCGAGCATCACTCTGACGGGCTCCGCCACCGACTCGGATGGCAGCATCGCGTCCTACGCCTGGACCCAGGTCAGCGGTCCGACGGCCACCCTGACGGGCGCCGCGACCTCGACGCTCACCGTGAGCGACCTCTCCGCCGGCACGCTCGTCTTCCGCCTCACCGTGGCGGACGATGACGGCGCCACGCACTCGGACGATGTCACGGTGACGGTCGCCAACACGCCGCCCAACCAGCCGCCCGTGGCCAACGCCGGCGCGGACCGCACGGTGGTGCTGCCCAACGCGGGCATCACGCTGACCGGCTCCGCCACCGACTCCGACGGCAGCATCGCTTCCCATGCGTGGACGCAGGTGAGCGGCCCCACCGCCTCGCTGAGCGGCGCCAACACGCCGTCACTGTCCGTCAGCGCGCTCGCGGCCGGCACGCTCGTGTTCCGACTCACCGTGACGGATGACGACGGCGCCACCCACTCCGACGACGTCACCGTGACGGTGACCAACCCCACCACCACGCTGACGAACGTGGCGAAGAACAAGCCGGCCACCGCCCTGTCCACCGACGGAGCGAGCGTCCCCGCTCGCGTCACCGACGACAACCTGTCCACCTTCTGGAAGTCCGGCTGGACGACCAAGCGGGGCACGCACCTCGACATCGACTTGCAGGGCAGCTTCCTCATCCACGGCGTGGAGCTGCACTCGTCCTTCTACGTCGACTCCCCGGAGGCCCTCGTCAACTTCGACCTGCTGGCGTGGGACGGCGGCTGCTGGAAGCCCATCCCCGGCGGCTCCGTGCGCAACAACCCCAAGACGACGACCGTGAAGACGGTGACCTTCACCACGCCCGTGGTGGCCTCCAAGGTCCGCCTCCTGTGGCTCGAATACAGAGACCCGAGCACCGGCCTGGGCGCCAGCAACGCCCACGTGCGTGA
The Myxococcus fulvus DNA segment above includes these coding regions:
- a CDS encoding quinone oxidoreductase family protein, translated to MKAIRLHAFGGPEGLRLDDVPTPTPGKDEVRIRVHVSGLNFTDLGQREGRIPGTPPLPFIPGLEAAGVVDAVGPDVRGLEPGTRVVALLPSQGGLAQQAVAPVSAVLPLPDGVSFEQAVCLPAQAPTALLGLREGAKLREGESVYIPSAAGGVGNLLVQLAKRLGAAKVIGGASSEDKRALVLRLGADAVVDTSRDDWPMHVREATSGTGADIVFVAGGGAVPAASLQALAFRGRLVLFGAESMFDTAWSREQMMGVLAQNQAVVGFATFTLPFEQRQAALREALGLVERGLLQPVFEQGFPLQAVAQAHQAMAARKTTGKVLIRVA
- a CDS encoding PKD domain-containing protein; amino-acid sequence: MNKSFILLGSCVGALALSGCDQAPQAPIEESSRSASLETLVNVTLNKPATASQYQTDPYVFLPQYAVDGNITSDDSRWCTGEYFTSQRYLDVDLQGTFDLHRMEVYTGYQGDRAISSFALQYHDGTSWQPIPGSTVTGNPATGVAVSRTFTQVVRGQKVRFLCNEPAGSNCRVKELWVFGAPATPGANQPPVANAGADRTVVLPTSSITLTGSATDSDGSIASYAWTQVSGPTATLTGAATSTLTVSDLSAGTLVFRLTVADDDGATHSDDVTVTVANTPPNQPPVANAGADRTVVLPNAGITLTGSATDSDGSIASHAWTQVSGPTASLSGANTPSLSVSALAAGTLVFRLTVTDDDGATHSDDVTVTVTNPTTTLTNVAKNKPATALSTDGASVPARVTDDNLSTFWKSGWTTKRGTHLDIDLQGSFLIHGVELHSSFYVDSPEALVNFDLLAWDGGCWKPIPGGSVRNNPKTTTVKTVTFTTPVVASKVRLLWLEYRDPSTGLGASNAHVRELRVMGHPTTPTTGPLTCTAGEQIAVKDARYAYALFLPAGYNTDRNARWPIVFSLPGTGGVMLTDDHQAVSTNAEGLAWNLRDATYRAGFGAIAVSMHYWINGKTGGENAYFNVSSLMALLNELKRDLLVDADRVYFAGFSGGANVLYESTGLASYMDRVSAFVPLAVTNSPVTANTTNLCNLRTLPIWPFHGGSDSMGSAAQSTALKTKLETQCGGTTSAMHAITTYPGVGHSNTIWQNAFADPALWTWLFQQRISTRQP
- a CDS encoding AraC family transcriptional regulator, whose protein sequence is MRQKSVSLVQPSGGVPGLDVLGNVLQGVKLRSRVNARYELTAPWGMRISGSPFPLFYAVMRGGCLLSTDARELSLASGDFVFIPADVKFTLKDRRSTRALPIEDVYATRKPLRCGGLLQYGGGGEAVTLMVGSFLFEGETLSPLVRHLPSLLHVRADDPRSPRWLESTLRFVASEIEAQQPGHEVVVSRLADVLFVQALRAHLESSSRENGWLRALVDPRIGAVLQQVHEKPEAPWTLEGLAKRAGMSRSVFAERFKSLVGEAPLAYVGQWRMHRAMTLLKDRDVSLAEVARAVGYETESSFGKAFRKWVGVTPGAYRRTGLDEATSEAR